One genomic region from Pseudobacteriovorax antillogorgiicola encodes:
- a CDS encoding alpha/beta fold hydrolase: protein MAICLLSLGACSSVPFEPKDYSRGYSDIRLLMNHRPPTVDDFFNQGPVLFERDQNLEIQLTHQESILVDLFLPKQKKPSPLLVFQHGNHSSKNYHQYQALLAASWGFNAMTVEQPNKGQWLENGKRLKKLVDLLSTWPKFLDSRYNPDKIILVGHSFGGSAIAIAAGMGAPVDGLIFLDPALVHRSVIQSLKKINAPSILLGADEKVFRSRRRHQFYRHVKGPMLEVSIKNATHNDAQFPNMFSWKQAFGLAPTTDEDRQKQFAAAIVAAAFSIAEWDSPSYFLKAAQKSEKLALKRYRQRL from the coding sequence ATGGCAATCTGTTTACTCAGTCTTGGGGCATGTAGCAGTGTGCCCTTTGAGCCTAAGGACTACAGCCGCGGCTACAGTGATATCCGACTCTTGATGAACCATCGTCCGCCTACTGTCGACGACTTTTTTAATCAAGGCCCAGTGCTATTTGAAAGGGATCAAAACCTTGAAATCCAGCTCACACACCAAGAGTCTATTCTAGTAGACTTGTTTTTACCCAAGCAAAAGAAACCATCGCCGCTTTTGGTATTTCAACATGGCAACCATTCTTCTAAAAACTACCATCAGTACCAGGCCTTGCTCGCCGCGAGCTGGGGCTTCAATGCCATGACTGTAGAGCAGCCCAACAAGGGCCAGTGGCTAGAAAACGGCAAACGTCTGAAAAAGCTAGTAGACTTGCTTTCCACCTGGCCAAAGTTTCTCGACAGTCGATATAATCCTGATAAAATTATTTTGGTTGGTCACTCTTTTGGAGGCTCTGCAATCGCTATTGCAGCAGGTATGGGTGCTCCTGTCGATGGACTAATCTTTCTTGATCCGGCTCTAGTTCATCGTTCCGTCATCCAGTCTTTGAAGAAGATCAATGCACCCTCAATTCTATTGGGAGCAGACGAAAAGGTGTTTCGTTCTCGCCGACGTCACCAATTCTACCGGCATGTTAAGGGTCCAATGCTGGAGGTATCGATTAAGAACGCCACCCATAATGATGCTCAATTTCCCAATATGTTTTCCTGGAAACAAGCCTTTGGTCTAGCTCCCACAACCGATGAAGATCGGCAGAAACAGTTTGCTGCAGCGATCGTCGCGGCAGCTTTTAGCATCGCTGAATGGGACAGCCCTTCTTACTTCCTAAAAGCCGCCCAGAAATCTGAAAAGCTGGCCCTGAAGCGTTATCGTCAACGCCTCTAA
- a CDS encoding RNA polymerase sigma factor: MTKDEIGLGSFEDIYKKYYGAVAATVQKFNFRNGAADDLIQDIFIQAWQSLSTLKEPKAFGGWLLTIARNKCLNEIRKTKKTVSITGTDHIEESDGAPADVVLIADDVMASIHFEQSIELLRELIQNHEGEPRATIARMFYLEKQAVKDISVTLDMKQNTVLSHLRRFRLVISKAMVRLVEEHGLELN, translated from the coding sequence ATGACAAAGGATGAGATAGGACTCGGAAGTTTCGAAGATATCTACAAGAAGTACTATGGTGCTGTTGCTGCGACGGTTCAAAAGTTCAATTTTCGTAATGGCGCCGCAGACGACTTGATCCAAGATATCTTCATCCAAGCTTGGCAGAGCCTCTCTACCCTCAAAGAACCCAAGGCTTTTGGAGGGTGGCTATTAACCATTGCTCGCAATAAGTGCTTGAATGAGATCCGAAAGACCAAGAAGACAGTTTCCATAACGGGAACTGACCATATCGAGGAGAGCGACGGTGCCCCAGCGGATGTGGTGCTGATTGCTGACGATGTGATGGCATCCATTCACTTCGAACAGTCGATCGAGCTTTTGAGAGAGCTGATCCAGAATCATGAGGGCGAGCCTCGCGCGACCATTGCTCGAATGTTTTATCTTGAAAAACAGGCAGTTAAGGATATTTCGGTGACTCTCGATATGAAGCAAAACACGGTTTTGTCCCATCTTCGCCGCTTCCGGCTCGTCATTTCCAAGGCTATGGTCCGCCTTGTTGAGGAGCATGGGCTTGAGCTCAATTGA
- a CDS encoding caspase family protein, which produces MSKLLNFLVLGAIFLVARPGTSASRAEIEESLRPKKFVLSIGVNKFQSDLWHDLRYASKDAQDVYQAFTSESIGFDGGMLVTETPSSPTVSKAEIEQAFERLYQSNRNDEDMIVVYISSHGTVAYKDGGQTLGRYIITSDTDPKNLKETAIDYDELMESFSRLKSRKKVLILAFCHSGVGKSILTPQMKRALASLKSAYFQEPIYERAEGSIVLTASGWKEPALEDSNLQNDVYTHFLLKGLEQDQNGDGAVSITEAHTFASNMTYQYTQGRQRPSAIMELLGADPMVVKGTINNKSRASLYSLMGRFSRLLVSVDGKDMGALEKGIVVPEGKVRLTLRDPESEKVVADRVVSFEAGREYSVANYLIPRLPHTLTVGSHSLAFAQSNIREGYAPSTIHGVRLQYRLDEAIDIYDLSLGLSYLPSISETITAEGRKFKQDRQIGIVSASLGIRHSLRSLTASDKSLRTELKMGAGPSVMFVKRDVEEEAFDTPNSATAVLGGTALVGLDMILPYHLVKLGVDAELSAYQNFTNESDPVIWSASSSIYMGTFW; this is translated from the coding sequence ATGTCAAAACTGTTAAATTTCCTTGTTTTAGGTGCCATATTCTTGGTCGCACGTCCGGGAACGAGTGCCAGCCGAGCCGAGATTGAGGAAAGCCTCCGGCCCAAAAAATTTGTTCTCTCGATTGGAGTCAACAAGTTTCAGTCAGACCTCTGGCATGATCTTCGTTATGCAAGTAAAGATGCTCAGGATGTTTATCAGGCATTCACATCTGAGTCTATCGGCTTTGATGGGGGGATGTTGGTAACAGAGACTCCTTCAAGCCCAACGGTAAGCAAAGCAGAGATCGAGCAAGCATTTGAGCGCTTGTATCAATCGAATCGAAACGATGAAGATATGATCGTAGTATACATATCGTCCCATGGTACGGTTGCTTATAAAGACGGTGGTCAAACTTTGGGTCGCTATATTATCACTAGCGACACTGATCCTAAGAACCTTAAAGAAACAGCGATTGACTACGATGAGTTGATGGAATCCTTCTCTCGTTTGAAGTCTCGAAAGAAAGTTCTGATCCTTGCTTTTTGTCACTCAGGCGTTGGAAAATCTATTCTAACCCCTCAGATGAAGCGGGCCTTGGCCTCCTTGAAGTCTGCTTACTTCCAAGAGCCAATCTACGAGCGTGCTGAAGGTTCAATTGTCCTGACGGCAAGTGGTTGGAAAGAGCCTGCACTGGAAGACTCCAACCTGCAAAACGATGTCTACACCCACTTTCTTTTGAAAGGTTTGGAGCAAGATCAGAACGGAGATGGTGCTGTATCGATTACCGAGGCACATACTTTTGCTTCGAATATGACTTACCAATATACCCAGGGTCGCCAACGTCCTTCAGCAATCATGGAGTTGCTTGGAGCTGATCCAATGGTAGTTAAAGGAACGATCAACAATAAATCTCGGGCAAGCTTGTACTCGCTCATGGGGCGTTTCTCTCGCCTCTTAGTTTCGGTTGATGGCAAAGACATGGGCGCTCTTGAAAAAGGTATTGTTGTTCCTGAAGGCAAGGTTCGCTTGACTTTGAGAGACCCAGAAAGTGAGAAAGTTGTTGCTGATCGGGTGGTTAGTTTTGAAGCAGGACGAGAGTACTCGGTAGCAAATTACCTGATACCTCGACTGCCCCACACCCTGACAGTTGGTAGTCATAGCTTGGCTTTTGCACAGAGCAATATCCGTGAGGGCTACGCCCCATCGACGATCCATGGAGTTCGCTTGCAATATCGCCTAGACGAGGCCATCGATATTTATGACTTATCCCTTGGGCTTAGCTATCTGCCGAGCATCAGCGAAACGATCACGGCAGAGGGGCGAAAGTTCAAGCAAGATCGCCAAATTGGTATCGTCTCAGCAAGTTTAGGCATTCGCCATAGCCTCAGATCATTGACTGCATCTGACAAGTCCCTTAGAACAGAGCTTAAGATGGGTGCAGGCCCGTCCGTGATGTTTGTTAAAAGGGATGTCGAGGAAGAAGCGTTTGACACGCCTAATTCGGCCACAGCGGTACTTGGTGGCACTGCGCTCGTTGGCTTGGATATGATCCTTCCCTATCATCTGGTAAAATTAGGAGTGGATGCGGAATTGAGCGCCTATCAGAATTTTACCAACGAGTCAGATCCTGTGATCTGGTCGGCATCTTCGAGCATCTACATGGGAACGTTTTGGTGA